From the Gordonia bronchialis DSM 43247 genome, one window contains:
- a CDS encoding acetyl-CoA C-acetyltransferase, whose translation MAYTPKTRSERPVAILGGNRIPFARQDKAYAKVSNQEMFTAALDGLVSRFNLQGERLGMVAGGAVLKHARDFNLIRESVLGSALSPYTPAFDLQQACGTGLQAITAVADGIARGRYDVAVGGGVDTTSDAPIAVGEGLRRQLLEVNRARSTADQILGALKLLSKLGIEIPQNGEPRTGMSMGEHAAITAKEFGIKRADQDALAAASHQKMAAAYDAGFFDDLITPFGGLVRDQNLRGDASVEKLAKLKPVFGVSLGDATMTAGNSTPLTDGASTVLLASDEWAQEKGLGVLAYFVDSETAAVDYVNGPDGLLMAPTYAVPRLLERNGLTLGDFDFYEIHEAFASVVLATLQAWESEEYCKERLGLDHALGPIDRSKLNVNGSSLAAGHPFAATGGRIVAQAAKQIKENGGGRALISICAAGGQGVTAIIEG comes from the coding sequence GTGGCTTACACACCCAAGACCCGTTCCGAGCGGCCGGTCGCGATCCTCGGCGGCAATCGCATTCCGTTCGCCCGCCAGGACAAGGCGTACGCAAAGGTCAGCAATCAGGAAATGTTCACCGCGGCGCTCGACGGCCTGGTCAGCCGGTTCAACCTGCAGGGCGAGCGCCTCGGCATGGTCGCCGGCGGCGCCGTCCTCAAGCACGCACGTGATTTCAATCTCATCCGCGAATCGGTCCTCGGTTCGGCACTGTCGCCCTACACGCCGGCCTTCGACCTCCAGCAGGCGTGCGGCACCGGCCTGCAGGCCATCACCGCGGTGGCCGACGGCATCGCCCGCGGCCGCTACGACGTCGCAGTCGGCGGCGGCGTGGACACCACCTCCGACGCGCCCATCGCCGTCGGCGAGGGACTGCGCCGCCAGCTGCTCGAGGTGAACCGGGCCCGCAGTACGGCCGACCAGATCCTGGGCGCACTGAAGCTGCTGTCGAAACTCGGCATCGAGATCCCGCAGAACGGCGAGCCGCGCACCGGCATGTCGATGGGTGAGCACGCCGCGATCACCGCCAAGGAGTTCGGCATCAAGCGCGCCGACCAGGACGCACTGGCCGCGGCCAGTCATCAGAAGATGGCCGCCGCCTACGACGCCGGCTTCTTCGACGACCTCATCACCCCGTTCGGCGGTCTGGTGCGCGACCAGAATCTGCGCGGCGACGCGTCGGTGGAGAAACTCGCCAAGCTCAAGCCCGTCTTCGGCGTCTCGCTCGGCGACGCGACGATGACCGCGGGCAACTCGACGCCGCTCACCGACGGTGCATCGACCGTGCTGCTGGCCAGCGATGAGTGGGCGCAGGAGAAGGGGCTGGGCGTGCTGGCCTACTTCGTCGACTCCGAGACCGCCGCCGTGGACTACGTCAACGGCCCCGACGGTCTGCTGATGGCGCCGACCTACGCCGTGCCGCGTCTGCTCGAGCGCAACGGACTCACGTTGGGCGACTTCGACTTCTACGAGATCCACGAGGCCTTCGCGTCGGTCGTGCTGGCCACCCTGCAGGCATGGGAGTCCGAGGAGTACTGCAAGGAGCGCCTCGGCCTGGACCACGCGCTCGGCCCCATCGATCGCAGCAAACTCAACGTCAACGGGTCGTCGCTGGCCGCGGGTCACCCGTTTGCCGCGACCGGCGGACGCATCGTGGCCCAGGCGGCCAAGCAGATCAAGGAGAACGGCGGCGGGCGTGCGCTGATCTCCATCTGCGCCGCCGGCGGGCAGGGCGTCACGGCCATCATCGAGGGGTAG
- a CDS encoding VanW family protein, with protein sequence MSTGHRARNGARTLVVVVSVACLVLAADIVLTGSASARDVTIAGLDAGNRQADELDPILAELSHRAAQPVVVTTDSGAAELDAAELGLSFDPEATRARLLEHSANPLRRLSALFGRDHEVEPVIHLDRRAMDATLDSRRTILERAAVEGGVHYAGAEPRPDRPAAGLRIARDEAAQVLTDRWLDAAPIALPMEPFAPTVSSEVVDATVAGPAKRATESPLVLTARRGARVEVSPEDLGGVLTFVADGRGGLKPSVDPGLTRGLLTDKLGRTQSAARNATFSLSGGTPRVVPSADGARINWAKTAEAIAAGVLADDDRTVEVAYDVVAPRLTTDAARRLGVKEVVSEFTTDGFSSASGENIRLVAAEVDGALVLPGKVFSLNGHTGPRGTAQGYVTSTIIDHGRPAKAVGGGISQFATTLYNAAYFAGLEDVDHTEHAYYISRYPEAREATVFEGAIDLKFRNNTRHGIYIETSWSPSAVTVRLWSTKTVDVESITGERTSYTTPDRVTVPRGDNCIASSGSRGFIASNTRIIRDAATRAEISRHTRTVRYAPEPIVVCR encoded by the coding sequence GTGAGTACCGGCCACCGCGCGCGCAACGGCGCCCGGACCCTCGTGGTGGTGGTCTCTGTTGCCTGTCTGGTCCTTGCTGCCGACATCGTCCTCACCGGCTCGGCGTCGGCGCGCGATGTCACGATCGCCGGACTCGACGCGGGCAATCGGCAGGCCGACGAGCTCGACCCGATCCTCGCCGAGCTGTCGCACCGTGCCGCGCAGCCCGTCGTGGTGACGACCGACTCCGGGGCGGCCGAGCTCGACGCCGCCGAGCTTGGCCTGTCCTTCGACCCCGAAGCCACCCGGGCGCGGTTGTTGGAGCACTCCGCCAATCCGTTGCGACGTCTGTCGGCGCTCTTCGGTCGCGACCACGAGGTGGAGCCGGTGATCCACCTCGACCGCCGGGCCATGGACGCAACACTGGATTCGCGACGCACCATCCTCGAACGCGCGGCCGTCGAGGGCGGGGTGCACTACGCGGGTGCCGAGCCCCGCCCGGATCGTCCGGCGGCAGGTCTGCGCATCGCCCGCGACGAGGCGGCGCAGGTACTCACCGATCGCTGGCTCGACGCGGCGCCCATCGCCCTGCCGATGGAGCCGTTCGCCCCGACCGTCTCCTCGGAGGTCGTCGACGCAACCGTCGCCGGCCCGGCCAAACGTGCCACCGAGTCACCACTCGTGCTCACCGCGCGGCGTGGAGCACGGGTGGAGGTCTCGCCCGAGGACCTCGGCGGCGTCCTCACCTTTGTCGCCGACGGGCGCGGCGGCCTGAAGCCCAGCGTGGACCCCGGCCTGACCCGCGGGTTGCTCACCGACAAGCTGGGACGCACCCAGAGCGCGGCCCGCAACGCCACGTTCTCGCTGTCGGGCGGCACGCCGCGGGTGGTGCCCTCGGCCGACGGTGCCCGCATCAACTGGGCCAAGACCGCCGAGGCGATCGCGGCGGGCGTCCTCGCCGATGACGACCGCACCGTCGAGGTCGCCTACGACGTCGTCGCCCCCCGCCTCACCACCGACGCCGCCCGTCGGCTCGGCGTGAAGGAGGTGGTCAGCGAGTTCACCACCGACGGCTTCAGCAGCGCGTCGGGCGAGAACATCAGGCTCGTTGCCGCCGAGGTCGACGGTGCACTCGTCCTGCCCGGAAAAGTGTTCTCCCTCAACGGACACACCGGTCCGCGCGGCACCGCGCAGGGGTACGTGACGTCGACGATCATCGATCACGGACGCCCCGCGAAGGCGGTGGGTGGCGGCATCTCGCAGTTCGCCACCACGCTCTACAACGCGGCGTACTTCGCCGGACTCGAAGACGTCGACCACACCGAACACGCCTATTACATCTCGCGCTACCCCGAGGCGCGCGAGGCGACGGTGTTCGAGGGCGCCATCGACCTCAAGTTCCGCAACAACACCCGCCACGGCATCTATATCGAGACCAGTTGGTCCCCGTCGGCGGTGACCGTGCGGTTGTGGAGCACCAAGACCGTGGACGTCGAGTCGATCACCGGCGAGCGCACCTCCTACACGACACCCGACCGGGTCACGGTGCCCCGCGGCGACAACTGCATCGCGAGCAGCGGCAGCCGGGGGTTCATCGCCTCCAACACCCGCATCATCCGCGACGCCGCGACCCGAGCGGAGATCTCCCGGCACACCCGCACCGTGCGCTATGCGCCGGAGCCGATCGTCGTGTGCCGCTGA
- a CDS encoding protein kinase domain-containing protein, with the protein MTRTDNAMYLMMRGCAVSLNPGDDFAGYRVISPMGTGALGDSYLVESSGDPATQHVLTTVTTATSPDVAARVDAAAGEASGLSHPGIIAVREHGVAEGVPWFTVDRVEGNRLDAEPLSVAEVGAIVEQVAAALDHAHQRGVLHRDLTPASIIVARAPGGALGPVFVSEFGIAAALTADGAAPHSPYAAPETRSGRSDARSDQYSLAAIAYQRLTGTVPAPPAIAPVSALRPDAVALDPVFASALADDPGARFPDCRGFAAALTAGLRDEGPATPSSVPPYQGGPQGIPDGFVPVGGGPPTYVGSPQNPPGYPPPDPTQQTAYPPGGQMPQTVYPTQFAPAGPQFAGVPPTVPPGGPMYPGSPMYPGAPVGPQGRRKSRKGLWWTIAALVAVVVVAVAATTTVLLLTGNDEESRPDVVVSAGPASCAVIDAELFCWGRSGDGLLSEDSSTTSPPTRIENLTKVTTVSSEYDLGLGRGNICAVADKKLYCWGANTFGQLGNGTETGSTTPVQVPNLQNVTAVSTGYDSTCAVSDGKAYCWGDNGHGQLGNGAVSGDEESPQLVSSLTDVTDIDTDDGTSCAVAGGEVYCWGENDEGQLGNSNNTDVGTPTKIAGITGATSVETDDGTVCAVANSQAYCWGDNLYGQLGNGSEISSTSPVRIPELSDVTAISTGKNTTCAVAGGDAYCWGSNAEQQVGNNSTSDVSSPVKLTGLSGADSISTAEESSCAAVGQDIFCWGNNAFGQIGDSTTTKRSEPTKVTIPD; encoded by the coding sequence ATGACGCGCACAGACAATGCGATGTACTTGATGATGAGGGGGTGCGCGGTGTCGCTGAATCCGGGAGACGACTTCGCCGGTTATCGCGTGATCTCGCCGATGGGCACGGGTGCTCTCGGAGACAGCTATCTCGTCGAATCTTCCGGCGACCCCGCGACACAACACGTCCTGACCACCGTGACGACGGCTACCTCGCCCGACGTCGCGGCGCGCGTGGACGCGGCGGCGGGCGAGGCGTCGGGCCTGTCGCATCCGGGGATCATCGCGGTGCGGGAACACGGTGTCGCCGAAGGTGTTCCGTGGTTCACCGTCGATCGTGTCGAGGGTAACCGCCTCGACGCCGAACCGTTGTCCGTCGCCGAGGTCGGGGCGATCGTCGAGCAGGTGGCCGCCGCCCTCGACCACGCCCACCAGCGTGGTGTGCTGCACCGGGATCTGACGCCGGCCAGCATCATCGTCGCACGCGCACCCGGGGGCGCACTGGGCCCGGTTTTTGTGTCCGAATTCGGAATTGCCGCTGCCCTGACGGCCGACGGTGCTGCACCGCACTCGCCGTACGCGGCACCGGAGACGCGGTCGGGCCGGTCCGACGCCCGGTCGGATCAGTATTCACTGGCGGCGATCGCCTACCAACGACTCACCGGGACGGTGCCCGCGCCACCGGCGATCGCCCCGGTCAGCGCGCTGCGTCCCGATGCCGTCGCGCTCGATCCGGTCTTCGCCTCCGCCCTCGCCGATGACCCCGGCGCCCGGTTCCCCGACTGTCGGGGATTCGCGGCTGCCCTCACCGCCGGCCTGCGCGATGAGGGGCCGGCAACGCCATCCTCAGTGCCCCCGTACCAAGGTGGGCCACAAGGGATTCCGGATGGATTTGTGCCGGTGGGTGGCGGGCCACCCACCTACGTTGGCTCTCCGCAGAACCCGCCCGGCTACCCGCCGCCCGACCCCACGCAGCAGACCGCCTATCCGCCGGGCGGGCAGATGCCGCAAACCGTATACCCGACGCAGTTCGCGCCGGCGGGGCCGCAGTTCGCCGGTGTTCCGCCGACGGTCCCGCCGGGAGGGCCGATGTACCCCGGCTCGCCGATGTACCCGGGCGCTCCGGTCGGTCCGCAAGGCCGGCGCAAAAGCCGAAAAGGCTTGTGGTGGACGATCGCCGCACTGGTTGCGGTGGTCGTGGTGGCCGTCGCCGCGACCACCACCGTGCTGCTCCTCACCGGCAACGACGAGGAGTCGCGCCCCGACGTCGTCGTCAGCGCCGGCCCGGCGTCGTGCGCGGTGATCGACGCGGAGCTGTTCTGCTGGGGCCGCAGCGGCGACGGACTGCTCAGCGAGGACTCCTCCACCACCAGCCCGCCCACCCGCATAGAGAACCTCACGAAGGTCACCACGGTGTCCAGCGAGTACGACCTCGGGTTGGGGCGCGGCAACATCTGCGCCGTCGCCGACAAGAAGCTGTACTGCTGGGGCGCAAACACATTCGGTCAACTGGGCAACGGAACGGAGACGGGGAGCACCACCCCGGTGCAGGTGCCGAACCTGCAGAACGTCACCGCCGTGTCGACCGGTTACGACAGCACCTGCGCGGTGTCCGACGGCAAAGCATACTGCTGGGGCGACAACGGTCACGGGCAACTCGGAAACGGCGCGGTGTCCGGTGACGAGGAGTCCCCCCAACTCGTCTCCTCGCTCACCGACGTCACCGACATCGACACCGACGACGGCACGAGCTGCGCGGTCGCCGGCGGCGAGGTGTACTGCTGGGGCGAGAACGACGAAGGCCAGTTGGGCAACTCGAACAACACCGACGTCGGCACGCCGACCAAGATCGCCGGGATCACCGGGGCGACGTCGGTGGAGACCGACGATGGAACCGTCTGCGCGGTGGCCAACTCGCAGGCGTACTGCTGGGGCGACAACCTCTATGGTCAGCTCGGCAACGGCAGCGAGATCTCGTCGACCTCGCCGGTTCGGATTCCGGAACTGTCCGACGTCACCGCGATCTCCACCGGCAAGAACACCACCTGCGCCGTCGCCGGTGGCGACGCCTATTGCTGGGGCTCCAACGCCGAGCAGCAGGTGGGCAACAACAGCACGTCCGATGTGTCGTCGCCGGTGAAGCTGACCGGGCTGTCCGGTGCCGATTCCATCAGCACGGCCGAGGAGTCGAGCTGTGCCGCCGTCGGGCAGGACATCTTCTGCTGGGGCAACAACGCCTTCGGCCAGATCGGTGACAGCACCACCACCAAGCGTTCCGAACCCACCAAGGTCACCATCCCGGACTGA